A stretch of DNA from Desulfobacterales bacterium:
GTTAAATAAACTTAAAGACTTGTTGTAATCTTGAGGTACTCCATCGCCGTCAAAATACATAACGGCAAGTTCAAAATAAATTGAGTTGGAACTGCATCCATGCTCAATCGCCTTATTAAACCAGTAAGCGGCTTTTTTCATATTTTTGGGAACACCATCCCCCCAATAAAAAAGAGACCCTATAGTACAGAAGATGGAATCCTCCCCCTCTTCTTTTGCAGCTTTATTATACCAATACATGGCCTTTTTTGAATCTTGAGGAATACCTGCCCCTAAATCATACATTGCTCCCAAATTCCATTGCACCTCAGTTTCTCCTGCCTCAGCGGCTTTAGTATACCAGTAAACACCCTTTTCATAGTCTTGTGGTAATCCTTCATCACCGTCAACGTATAAACCGCCTAAACAGCTCTGTGCTTTAATGTGTCCCCGTTCGGCTGCCTTTTTAAGCCAATGCACAGCTTCTTTTAAGTCCTTCGGGACTCCTTTCCCATTGCCATACATCATCGCCATATTAAATTGTGCTTCGGCATCCCCCTGCTCTGCAAGTATTTTAACAGTGTCAAAATCAAGCTGTTTGGATTCAGCCATTGCTTGGGCTGAGATGAACAACAAAACAACCAATATTACATAAAAAATCCGGCTTAATTTATTGCTTTTACAGCGCACAAATCACCTCTCAGTTGATTTTAATTTTTTAGTCCGTAGAAGATGTGGCCTTGTCCGGTTCGATGGTACCGATGCAATATAATCAAAAAAATAGATGTATGGATTTGACAATTTCCGGGGCGCAGCGATGTTCTGAAGAAATTTTCTGATTCAAGCCCTTCCCGGGAAAGGCATTGAAGAGGTGCTCTGAGACAGGATGAAGTAACGTCAAACCAATTCAGAAGCTATGATTCAAATCGTAATTTCAGAATTAAGGATTGAAATTGATTAACGAATTGACTACTAATAGTCAACCGTAAAAATCTTAAAAATGCTTCAACTCGGCTTTGTCATTTGTTTTAATTCAAACGATCTTGCATGAATGTATGAGTTGGTGTAGACAAGCAGTCTATGCACTGTAGATATCAGGAAACCATTAAACCACTTGTTAAAAATATAATAGTATTTCCAATGAAAAAGAAATTCAAAAAAATGATATTGTCAGAACATGTGCCCGAAGTCAGACATGTTGCATCCGGAAGCTTTTTGGATGTAAGAGGCTTTGTTGCTGATTATATACGCGAAAAAGGCATTTTTTCTCATTGGAAAAGAAATTCTATAAAGTTATGAAACAAATTTCTATCAACAAATATGAATTTAAGAAACTTCTTGGACGAAATATCAAAAAATTACGTATGAAAGCTGGATTGTCTCAAGTTGAGCTTGGAAAAAAAATAGGTTTCAAAAGTAGTGGCACTGTTTCACAGATAGAAAGGGGTGCAATAGGATTAAACGTAGAAAATATTTATAGAGCATCTCATATTTTAGGAGTACATCCAATCGCATTATGCTCCCCTTTTGAAATTTCAGACGATCAGGTTGAAATATATCGAAATATTATGACTATTTTTTCGGAGCCCACTGATCCTCATATTATAGAAACAGTAAAAACAGTTCTTGAATTGGCTGTGAACAATATATCTTTAAAAAAAATAGCTGGAAAAATTCGAGAGATAGAGGGCATGGATATTAATGTTGAAGATCTAATTGATAGCATTTTAAAATCAAAAAAAACATAACGATCTAATTCAATGATTGCTATTCGGATAAAAAAATAGTTGGCACTTCTCCGGAATATTCCAAACATGCGCTTAAGACAGCACAATCAACGCGGGAGCATGGGTTGGAGGTGGCTATCTGGCATTTTGTTTTGCGAACATACAATATAAAGCTGAACGTATGAAAAAAGCTCGTTCTTACAAAAGTATTTTAGGAAAAAAAATCCGAGTTCTGCGAGAGTTGCGCGGTTGGTCGCAATTGAAATTAGCGCTCGAACTCAACTATAGCTCCTCTGGCTCTATATCATTAATTGAATCGGGAGAGCGTGGCATGGACCAAGAAAGAATAGCTGAAGCCGCAAGACTGTTGGGCGTACACCCTGCTAAATTATTGTCTCCGAATGATATTTCGAAAGAAGAAATAGAAATGTTTGCTTATCTGCAACAAGCAATAGAAAATAAAGCAGCGACTCTGCCGGCAATAAAAATTCTCCTAAAGGAGGCCGCTGAGAGGAAATAACCGCTCCCCCTATATTGGCACAATCAGCGCATGAGCATGGTGGCATCTTACTAATGGCCTTGTTTGGGAAAGAAAAAAACCTAATTATTGAGCTATTGGCAAGGGGTTACAACAGGTTGGGAATTCTACATTACCGGGGAAAAGTTAAAAAATGGTATTCTTACTTGCAAGGTACCCATCTTGTTTATACTATCCCTATAATAAAAAAAATACCACTGGGTCAATTTTACAATATTTTATCCATCCCCCCCGGTTCATTTGATCTCGAAATATTTTATACTCCACATCGGTACCTGAATTTTCAGTAGCTGACCTTTCAAGCGGAACAATAGATAAACAGTTAGAAACTAACATAGTCTAGTCAGAAATACGTCGACAAGCATTTCTGGCCCATGTAAATATTAGGCACTTAATCATTTATTAGAATTTAAGGCAAAACTAAGCATGGAGCCCTTGACGCTAATAGCTATAGCCACGGCCGCAGGATTTGTTTTTAGAAAGTTCTCTACTCAAGCGAATCGAAATCGCGAGCCAGCAGCACCAGAACTTATGTATAAGCCAAATATTTTTGCAACGAAGCAAAAATATCAAAAAAACGACGGAATGATTAATCATATCGAAGTTCTTCCTGAATACGAAGTCGCAGAGCAACTTGTACAGAATAACTTCCCGATCATTTTTGTAACTGGTGGTGCCGGAACAGGAAAGAGTACATTTGTAAAGTGGATGGAGAAAAGATTTCAAGGGAGGGTCCTTCTTGGAGCACCGACAGCAATATCGGCAATCAATATTAATGGAAAGACTTTGCATTCATTGTGTCAGCTACCACCAGCTTGGATCTTGAAAAGTGACATTAAGAAGGCCCCTCGTCGACGG
This window harbors:
- a CDS encoding helix-turn-helix transcriptional regulator, whose protein sequence is MKQISINKYEFKKLLGRNIKKLRMKAGLSQVELGKKIGFKSSGTVSQIERGAIGLNVENIYRASHILGVHPIALCSPFEISDDQVEIYRNIMTIFSEPTDPHIIETVKTVLELAVNNISLKKIAGKIREIEGMDINVEDLIDSILKSKKT
- a CDS encoding helix-turn-helix transcriptional regulator, producing the protein MKKARSYKSILGKKIRVLRELRGWSQLKLALELNYSSSGSISLIESGERGMDQERIAEAARLLGVHPAKLLSPNDISKEEIEMFAYLQQAIENKAATLPAIKILLKEAAERK